From Delphinus delphis chromosome X, mDelDel1.2, whole genome shotgun sequence, a single genomic window includes:
- the LOC132417946 gene encoding melanoma-associated antigen 8-like: MSELRQPEADLEAPVPAQGPVEAPLLGAAGEEAASPSSSASPGAPSFSAYAEPLSREALVVLMADLVGFLLVKFRTGEPTSEAEMLSTVVREHRDHFPVVLRLVCECLQVTFGLAVKEVDPRERTYVLVPTLGLTWDAVLRAGQHTPKAGLLVPVLGVITLFGDRAPEEEVWGVLGHMGVCAGRESCIYGEPRELL; this comes from the coding sequence ATGAGTGAGCTCCGCCAGCCTGAGGCCGACCTTGAGGCCCCAGTCCCGGCCCAGGGTCCTGTGGAGGCGCCGCTGCTGGGGGCTGCGGGGGAGGAGGCCGCATCCCCCTCGTCCTCCGCCTCCCCTGGCGCCCCCTCCTTCTCCGCCTATGCCGAGCCCTTGTCCCGCGAGGCACTTGTTGTGCTGATGGCTGACCTGGTGGGGTTCCTGCTCGTCAAGTTTCGTACCGGGGAGCCGACCTCCGAGGCGGAGATGCTGAGTACGGTCGTCCGGGAGCATCGGGACCACTTCCCCGTGGTCCTCCGCCTCGTTTGCGAGTGCCTGCAGGTGACGTTTGGCTTGGCCGTGAAGGAGGTGGACCCCCGCGAGCGCACCTACGTCCTGGTCCCCACCCTGGGCCTCACCTGGGATGCAGTGCTGAGGGCCGGGCAGCACACGCCCAAGGCCGGCCTCCTGGTGCCGGTCCTGGGCGTGATCACCCTGTTTGGTGACCGCGCCCCTGAGGAGGAGGTGTGGGGAGTGCTCGGCCACATGGGGGTGTGTGCCGGGAGGGAGTCCTGCATCTATGGGGAGCCCAGGGAGCTGCTTTAG
- the IDS gene encoding iduronate 2-sulfatase, with translation MLPPGGGLLWLGLVLGSVGSAALGSSATDALNVLLIIVDDLRPSLGCYGDKLIRSPNMDQLASRSLLFQNAFAQQAVCAPSRVSLLTGRRPDTTRLYDFNSYWRAHSGNFSTIPQYFKENGYVTMSVGKVFHPGVSSNHSDDSPYSWSVPPYHPSSEKYENTKTCRGPDGELHANLLCPVDVADVPEGTLPDKQSTEQAIRLLGKMKTSGSPFFLAVGYHKPHIPFRYPKEFQKLYPLENITLAPDPQVPAGLPPVAYNPWMDIRQREDVQALNLSVPYGPIPADFQRKIRQSYFACVSYLDTQVGHLLSALDDLQLASSTIVALTSDHGWALGEHGEWAKYSNFDVTTRVPLLFYVPGRTAPLPAAGDRLFPYLDPFDSISESVEPGRQAGDLVELLSLFPTLAGLAGLPVPPRCPIPSFHVELCREGRNLLKHFQVRDSEEDLYIRGNPRELVAYSQYPRPADSPQWNSDKPSLKDIKVMGYSIRTVDYRYTVWVGFNPREFLANFSDVHAGELYFVASDPWQDHNMYNDSQGGALPRSLTP, from the exons ATGCTGCCGCCAGGCGGGGGCTTGCTCTGGCTTGGCCTGGTCCTGGGCTCCGTCGGATCCGCGGCGCTGGGCAGCTCGGCCACAG ATGCTCTGAATGTCCTTTTAATCATCGTGGATGACCTACGCCCCTCCCTGGGTTGTTACGGGGACAAGCTCATAAGGTCCCCAAACATGGACCAGCTGGCCTCCCGCAGCCTCCTCTTCCAGAATGCCTTTGCCCAG CAAGCCGTGTGCGCCCCGAGCCGCGTGTCCTTGCTCACCGGGAGGAGACCAGACACTACCCGCCTGTATGACTTCAACTCCTACTGGAGGGCACACTCTGGAAACTTCTCCACCATCCCCCAGTACTTCAAGGAGAATGGCTACGTGACCATGTCGGTTGGAAAAGTCTTTCATCCTG GAGTGTCTTCCAATCATAGTGACGACTCTCCCTATAGCTGGTCTGTTCCACCTTATCATCCGTCCTCTGAAAAGTACGAAAACACCAAG aCCTGCAGGGGACCAGACGGAGAACTCCATGCCAACCTGCTGTGCCCTGTGGATGTGGCAGATGTGCCCGAGGGCACCCTGCCTGACAAGCAGAGCACCGAGCAAGCCATACGGTTGTTGGGAAAGATGAAAACGTCTGGCAGTCCTTTCTTCCTGGCTGTGGGCTATCATAAGCCGCACATCCCCTTCAGATACCCCAAG GAATTTCAGAAGCTGTATCCCTTGGAGAACATCACCCTAGCTCCTGATCCCCAGGTCCCTGCCGGCCTCCCTCCTGTGGCCTACAACCCCTGGATGGATATCAGGCAGCGGGAGGATGTCCAAGCCTTAAACCTCAGCGTGCCCTACGGCCCGATTCCCGCCGACTTTCAG CGGAAAATCCGCCAGAGCTACTTTGCCTGTGTTTCGTATTTGGATACGCAGGTTGGCCACCTTTTGAGTGCCCTGGACGATCTTCAGCTGGCGAGCAGCACGATCGTGGCGCTCACCTCGGATCACG GGTGGGCTCTAGGCGAACACGGAGAATGGGCCAAATACAGCAATTTTGACGTCACTACTCGCGTGCCCCTGCTGTTCTATGTTCCGGGAAGGACGGCTCCACTTCCGGCGGCAGGCGACAGGCTTTTCCCATACCTCGACCCTTTTGATTCCATCTCAGAATCAGTGGAGCCAG GCCGGCAAGCCGGGGACCTCGTGGAActgctctctctcttccccacgcTCGCGGGACTTGCAGGGCTGCCCGTCCCTCCTCGCTGCCCCATCCCCTCGTTTCACGTGGAGCTGTGCCGAGAAGGCCGGAACCTTCTGAAGCATTTTCAGGTCCGTGACTCGGAAGAAGATCTGTACATCCGTGGTAATCCCCGTGAGTTGGTGGCCTATAGCCAGTACCCCCGGCCTGCGGACTCTCCTCAGTGGAATTCTGACAAGCCGAGTTTGAAAGATATAAAGGTCATGGGCTATTCCATACGCACAGTAGACTATAGGTATACTGTGTGGGTTGGCTTCAATCCCCGGGAATTTCTGGCTAACTTTTCAGACGTCCATGCAGGGGAACTGTATTTTGTAGCTTCTGACCCTTGGCAGGATCACAATATGTATAATGACTCCCAAGGTGGAGCCCTTCCCCGATCGTTGACGCCTTGA